A DNA window from Mus pahari chromosome 13, PAHARI_EIJ_v1.1, whole genome shotgun sequence contains the following coding sequences:
- the LOC110330578 gene encoding multifunctional protein ADE2 isoform X2 translates to MATAQVLNIGKKLYEGKTKEVYELLDNPGRVLLQSKDQITAGNAARKNHLEGKAAISNKITSCIFQLLQEAGIKTAFTKKCGETAFIAPQCEMIPIEWVCRRIATGSFLKRNPGVQEGFKFCPPKVEMFFKDDANNDPQWSEEQLIAAKFCFAGLVIGQTEVDIMSHATQAIFEILEKSWLPQNCTLVDMKIEFGVDVTTKEIVLADVIDNDSWRLWPSGDRSQQKDKQSYRDLKEVTPEGLQMVKKNFEWVADRVELLLKSDSQCRVVVLMGSTSDLGHCEKIKKACGNFGIPCELRVTSAHKGPDETLRIKAEYEGDGVPTVFVAVAGRSNGLGPVLSGNTAYPVISCPPITPDWGAQDVWSSLRLPSGLGCSTVLSPEGSAQFAAQIFGLNNHLVWAKLRASILNTWISLKQADKKIRQCNL, encoded by the exons ATGGCGACTGCCCAAG TACTGAACATTGGGAAGAAACTCTATGAGGGTAAAACAAAAGAAGTCTATGAATTGTTAGACAACCCAGGAAGAGTCCTCCTGCAGTCCAAGGACCAGATCACAGCAGGGAACGCCGCTAGAAAGAACCACTTGGAGGGCAAAGCCGCCATCTCCAATAAGATCACCAGCTGCATATTTCAGTTGTTACAGGAGGCTG GTATAAAAACGGCTTTCACCAAGAAATGTGGGGAGACTGCTTTCATTGCACCCCAGTGTGAAATGATTCCCATTGAATGGGTGTGCCGAAGAATAGCAACTGGATCTTTCCTCAAAAGGAACCCTGGTGTACAGGAGGGGTTCAAGTTCTGTCCACCCAAAGTGGAGATGTTCTTCAAG GACGATGCCAATAATGACCCACAGTGGTCTGAGGAGCAACTCATCGCTGCAAAATTTTGTTTTGCTGGCCTTGTTATAGGGCAGACTGAAGTGGACATCATGAGTCATGCCACACAAGCTATTTTTGAAATTCTGGAGAAATCCTGGCTGCCCCAGAACTGTACACTGGTTGATATGAAG ATTGAATTTGGCGTTGATGTAACCACCAAAGAGATTGTTCTTGCTGATGTCATTGATAATGATTCCTGGAGACTATGGCCATCGGGAGATCGGAGCCAGCAGAAGGACAAACAG tctTACCGTGATCTCAAAGAAGTAACTCCGGAAGGACTCCAGATGGTAAAGAAAAACTTTGAGTGGGTTGCAGACCGAGTGGAG ttgcTTCTCAAGTCAGACAGTCAGTGCAGGGTCGTGGTGCTGATGGGCTCCACCTCTGACCTTGGTCACTGTGAAAAAATTAAGAAGGCTTGTGGAAATTTTGGTATTCCGTGTGAACTTAGAGTAACATCCGCGCATAAAGGACCAGATGAAACTTTGAGGATTAAAGCAGAATATGAAG GGGATGGCGTACCTACTGTATTTGTCGCTGTGGCGGGCAGAAGCAATGGTCTAGGCCCAGTGCTGTCTGGCAATACTGCATATCCAGTTATCAGCTGTCCCCCGATCACACCAGACTGGGGCGCTCAGGATGTGTGGTCATCTCTTCGACTGCCCAGTG GTCTCGGCTGTTCAACTGTACTTTCTCCAGAAGGATCAGCTCAGTTTGCTGCTCAGATATTTGGGTTAAACAATCATTTGGTGTGGGCCAAACTTCGAGCGAGCATATTGAACACGTGGATATCCTTAAAGCAGGCTGATAAGAAAATCAGGCAATGCAATTTGTAA
- the LOC110330578 gene encoding multifunctional protein ADE2 isoform X1, which yields MKFFHALDAILQSEPTAQLTEEKDGNSKCLATLSPVTAPEIAEETMSTPVKKTSPKTIANRFPQSLTDLEGSTGCFFHLDPHLHQSAAPFSRAACSSSSPRIMATAQVLNIGKKLYEGKTKEVYELLDNPGRVLLQSKDQITAGNAARKNHLEGKAAISNKITSCIFQLLQEAGIKTAFTKKCGETAFIAPQCEMIPIEWVCRRIATGSFLKRNPGVQEGFKFCPPKVEMFFKDDANNDPQWSEEQLIAAKFCFAGLVIGQTEVDIMSHATQAIFEILEKSWLPQNCTLVDMKIEFGVDVTTKEIVLADVIDNDSWRLWPSGDRSQQKDKQSYRDLKEVTPEGLQMVKKNFEWVADRVELLLKSDSQCRVVVLMGSTSDLGHCEKIKKACGNFGIPCELRVTSAHKGPDETLRIKAEYEGDGVPTVFVAVAGRSNGLGPVLSGNTAYPVISCPPITPDWGAQDVWSSLRLPSGLGCSTVLSPEGSAQFAAQIFGLNNHLVWAKLRASILNTWISLKQADKKIRQCNL from the exons ATGAAGTTCTTCCATGCTTTGGACGCAATCCTGCAGTCCGAACCGACCGCACAGTTAACAGAGGAGAAGGACGGTAACAGCAAGTGCCTGGCAACCCTGAGCCCAGTTACCGCTCCAGAGATCGCCGAAG AAACAATGTCTACACCTGTCAAGAAAACATCTCCCAAGACCATTGCAAACCGGTTTCCTCAAAGCTTAACCGACCTGGAAGGTTCTACAGGATGTTTCTTCCATCTGGACCCTCACCTCCACCAG AGCGCTGCCCCTTTTTCCCGCGCGGCCTGCTCCTCTAGTTCGCCTCGGATAATGGCGACTGCCCAAG TACTGAACATTGGGAAGAAACTCTATGAGGGTAAAACAAAAGAAGTCTATGAATTGTTAGACAACCCAGGAAGAGTCCTCCTGCAGTCCAAGGACCAGATCACAGCAGGGAACGCCGCTAGAAAGAACCACTTGGAGGGCAAAGCCGCCATCTCCAATAAGATCACCAGCTGCATATTTCAGTTGTTACAGGAGGCTG GTATAAAAACGGCTTTCACCAAGAAATGTGGGGAGACTGCTTTCATTGCACCCCAGTGTGAAATGATTCCCATTGAATGGGTGTGCCGAAGAATAGCAACTGGATCTTTCCTCAAAAGGAACCCTGGTGTACAGGAGGGGTTCAAGTTCTGTCCACCCAAAGTGGAGATGTTCTTCAAG GACGATGCCAATAATGACCCACAGTGGTCTGAGGAGCAACTCATCGCTGCAAAATTTTGTTTTGCTGGCCTTGTTATAGGGCAGACTGAAGTGGACATCATGAGTCATGCCACACAAGCTATTTTTGAAATTCTGGAGAAATCCTGGCTGCCCCAGAACTGTACACTGGTTGATATGAAG ATTGAATTTGGCGTTGATGTAACCACCAAAGAGATTGTTCTTGCTGATGTCATTGATAATGATTCCTGGAGACTATGGCCATCGGGAGATCGGAGCCAGCAGAAGGACAAACAG tctTACCGTGATCTCAAAGAAGTAACTCCGGAAGGACTCCAGATGGTAAAGAAAAACTTTGAGTGGGTTGCAGACCGAGTGGAG ttgcTTCTCAAGTCAGACAGTCAGTGCAGGGTCGTGGTGCTGATGGGCTCCACCTCTGACCTTGGTCACTGTGAAAAAATTAAGAAGGCTTGTGGAAATTTTGGTATTCCGTGTGAACTTAGAGTAACATCCGCGCATAAAGGACCAGATGAAACTTTGAGGATTAAAGCAGAATATGAAG GGGATGGCGTACCTACTGTATTTGTCGCTGTGGCGGGCAGAAGCAATGGTCTAGGCCCAGTGCTGTCTGGCAATACTGCATATCCAGTTATCAGCTGTCCCCCGATCACACCAGACTGGGGCGCTCAGGATGTGTGGTCATCTCTTCGACTGCCCAGTG GTCTCGGCTGTTCAACTGTACTTTCTCCAGAAGGATCAGCTCAGTTTGCTGCTCAGATATTTGGGTTAAACAATCATTTGGTGTGGGCCAAACTTCGAGCGAGCATATTGAACACGTGGATATCCTTAAAGCAGGCTGATAAGAAAATCAGGCAATGCAATTTGTAA